Proteins encoded in a region of the Oscarella lobularis chromosome 5, ooOscLobu1.1, whole genome shotgun sequence genome:
- the LOC136187043 gene encoding growth arrest-specific protein 2-like: protein MAGYHETKRRSGLFRRDREAEELFPIKEDLAEWLKRLLGIDITAHTFMEALEDGVALCALVDKIQEAAATANDSEIGPLSLAPLKCHRNAPKGSFYARDNASKFLAFAREMGVVEAVLFASNGLVNREQPKEVVLTLLDFARKATKRGFLVDPPTLVTMEREIEAEEKKIEEEQPGLTLRKRPDNRKDEVDAVVRKAAKSIGYGHPIEKISEGYYIVEPGGVKVFVRKLRAHVMVRVGGGWSTLENFLLKHVPSDVKLTNYGSLSSAKKSVGSGKHTESAISEEPEQENTNPQRKGKESAPTLTAKARTSKTSKAPGLYKLAVPQPRHYSTPAAAKLPPKLVNSPYLPTARKKSQQEQVGDKRNRKVSVPRKKKTEDSI from the exons ATGGCTGGCTATCATGAGACAAAACGTCGAAGTGGCCtatttcgacgcgatcgggAAGCCGAGGAGCTCTTCCCAATCAAGGAGGACCTCGCTGAATGGCTCAAACGTCTGCTCGGAATCGATATCACGGCGCACACGTTCATGGAAGCCctcgaagacggcgtcgcgcTTTGCGCGCTCGTCGATAAAATTCAAGAGGCGGCAGCGACGGCTAACGACAGCGAAATAGGGCCTCTATCGCTCGCGCCGCTCAAATGCCATCGAAACGCGCCGAAAGGCTCGTTTTACGCGCGCGACAACGCGTCGAAATTTCTCGCGTTCGCTCGCGAGAtgggcgtcgtcgaagcggtccttttcgcgtcgaacgGACTCGTCAATCGCGAGCAACCGAAAGAAGTCGTTCTTACGCTTCTCGATTTCGCGCgcaaggcgacgaaacggggctttctcgtcgatccaCCGACGCTCGTTACAATGGaacgcgaaatcgaagcggaagagaaaaaaatcgaagaggaACAGCCGGGATTGACTCTCCGTAAGCGCCCGGACAATAGAAAAGATGAAGTAGACGCGGTCGTTCGAAAAgcggcgaaatcgatcgGATACGGGCATCCTATTGAAAAAATATCGGAAGGATATTATATTGTGGAGCCGGGCGGCGTCAAAGTATTCGTCAGG AAATTGAGAGCTCATGTTATGGTGAGGGTTGGAGGTGGGTGGAGCACGTtggagaattttcttctcaagcACGTTCCATCAGATGTAAAAT TGACGAATTATGGCTCCCTTTCCAGTGCCAAGAAATCGGTTGGGAGTGGGAAACACACTGAGTCTGCCATCAGCGAAGAACCAGAACAGGAGAATACCAATCCTCAGCGCAAAGGCAAAGAGAGTGCTCCTACTCTTACTGCTAAGGCTAGAACGTCAAAAACGTCCAAGGCCCCTGGCTTGTATAAACTTGCTGTTCCCCAGCCACGGCATTATAGCACTCCTGCTGCGGCAAAGCTTCCACCCAAACTCGTCAATTCACCTTACCTACCGACAGCTAGAAAGAAGAGTCAACAAGAGCAGGTGGGTGATAAACGGAATCGCAAAGTATCAGtgcctagaaaaaagaagacagagGATAGCATATAG
- the LOC136187032 gene encoding ATPase MORC2-like, which translates to MDATPSKYSGLCRAQLSYDYLHTNSTTHEFLFGALAELVDNARDAQAKSIRIYTEKCEKVRKRRILSFLDDGEGMNPEETANIIKFGLSSKRLAQNEQIGQYGNGLKSGSMRVAKDMILFTKCKQTMTCLLLSRSFHEVEGLKEVIVPLPSWVDRRPFVASQAEKDQHLMEMEIILKYSPFNTEEKLMEQFAKIKSETGTLVMLYNLKVLDSGETELDFHTDPTDIRLTDDYIEMTLQSDVLERTSFRAYTSLLYCNPRMKIYLQGKKVLTKRLDQHLFRPKKYQYTSKKFKVRSQLDAEEAQKAATRAQEKARELELKARNLTDCSSYTSEERATFRQAEKEATDARQEANKLENIAKTKQHALTEPKTLTFVFGFNIMDRSCEGFVMYNCSRLIKMFERSPHQLDGRPEYRGIIGFVNVPYVVLEPTHNKQDFANPQEYRFLLKAMNEHLQQYWRDMKISNLTEFWSRYGYSPLKPWTNLPSDESKYAKIRRMKVQMEMQCDACLKWRKIPFSTKRFDHKFADDWTCKLNWDPARNRCSKPEQVVVVATGHLTKPTPAENRRSGLITQPPARGRSFCGETGVVVAAASQKRGSSADDSRNVFFTIETPLPSLDEQQQDPVPNEKSRRLSHRTTAKKVKKYGVDGSSFRRSKKRSRKALRRIPDDDDEDVDDDDFDDFDDYYYGDDDDYDDDDDDDDDDDDDAATSSKTSERENMARQLQKTEKRLKETEEKFKEAETKSKEAETKFEEAETKFKEAETKLMNVRNKACLIMAKVDEEFHKYLPNPSDDFDEALEKLHQSMRS; encoded by the exons ATGGACGCCACGCCGAGCAAATATAGCGGCCTCTGTCGAGCTCAGCTGAGCTACGACTACTTGCACACCAACAG CACCACCCACGAATTCTTGTTCGGCGCTTTGGCGGAACTCGTAGACAACGCAAG AGATGCCCAGGCAAAATCCATCCGAATTTACACAG AAAAATGTGAAAAAGTTCGCAAAAGACgaattttgtcttttctgGATGATGGCGAAGGAATGAATCCGG AGGAAACCGCTAACATCATCAAATTTGGTCTGTCTTCGAAAAGGCTGGCGCAAAATGAGCAAATTGGGCAGTATGGCAATGGGCTAAAATC GGGTTCCATGAGAGTCGCAAAAGATATGATACTGTTTACAAAATG CAAGCAAACGATGACCTGTCTACTCTTGTCACGGTCCTTTCACGAAGTTGAAGGATTAAAAGAGGTCATTGTTCCATTGCCATCATGGGTTGACAGACGCCCTTTTGTCGCATCACAAGCTGAGAAGGATCAA CACTTGATGGAAATggaaattattttgaaatattctCCTTTCAACACCGAAGAGAAGTTAATGGAGCAATTTGCTAAGATCAAAAGCG AAACTGGAACTCTTGTTATGCTGTACAATCTCAAAGTCTTAGATTCTGGAGAAACCGAATTGGAT TTTCACACAGATCCTACCGACATTCGCTTGACTGACGATTATATTGAAATGACTCTGCAAAg TGACGTTTTGGAACGCACCTCCTTTCGTGCTTACACATCTCTGCTCTATTGCAATCCAAGGATGAAGATCTACCTGCAAGGGAAGAAAGTGCTGACAAAAAGACTTGATCAGCACCTCTTCAGACCAAA AAAGTACCAATATACTTCGAAAAAGTTCAAAGTTCGCTCCCAATTGGACGCAGAGGAGGCGCAAAAAGCAGCGACGCGTG CTCAAGAAAAAGCGAGGGAGCTTGAGCTGAAAGCGAG AAATCTGACTGATTGTTCTTCGTACACGTCTGAAGAAAGA GCTACTTTTCGTCAGGCGGAGAAAGAGGCGACGGACGCTCGTCAAGAGGCGAACAAACTCGAAAATATCGCCAAGACAAAGCAACA CGCTCTTACTGAACCGAAAACGCTGACGTTTGTGTTTGGTTTTAATATCATGGATAGAAGCTGCGAGGGATTCGTCATGTACAATTGCAGTCG TCTCATTAAAATGTTTGAGCGAAGTCCACATCAGTTGGACGGCAGACC AGAGTATAGGGGAATTATTG GATTTGTCAATGTTCCTTACGTCGTATTGGAACCTACCCACAACAAGCAGGACTTTGCCAATCCCCAA GAGTACCGCTTTTTACTTAAAGCTATGAACGAACATCTTCAGCAATACTGGCGGGACATGAAAATAA GCAATTTGACTGAGTTCTG GAGTCGCTATGGCTATTCTCCGTTGAAGCCGTGGACCAATTTGCCTTCGGACGAGTCCAAATACGCGAAAATCAGACGTATGAAAGTTCAGATGGAGATGCAGTGCG ACGCGTGCCTTAAATGGAGAAAGATTCCGTTTTCAACGAAGAGGTTTGATCATAAGTTTGCTGATGACTGGACGTGCAAGCTCAATTGGGATCCAGCTCGCAACAG GTGTTCGAAGCCGGAACAAGTGGTTGTCGTTGCAACGGGTCATCTGACCAAACCAACCCCGGCGGAGAACCGTCGGTCAGGCCTG ATAACTCAGCCGCCAGCTCGTGGTCGCTCTTTCTGTGGAGAGACAGGAGTAGTAGTG GCTGCTGCTTCTCAAAAAAGAGGCTCGTCTGCAGACGACAGTAGAAACGTATTCTTTACCATCGAAACACCGCTACCTTCACTG GACGAACAGCAGCAAGACCCGGTGCCAAATGAAAAAAGCAGACGGTTGAGCCACCGAACGACTGCAAAGAAGGTCAAAAAatacggcgtcgacggctcgAGCTTCAGACGATCCAAGAAACGTAGCCGGAAAGCTTTGCGGCGAATTcccgatgacgatgatgaggacgttgacgacgacgacttcgacgacttcgacgactACTActacggcgacgacgacgactacgacgacgacgacgacgacgacgacgacgacgacgacgacgctgctACTTCTAGTAAGACTTCGGAACGTGAAAACATG GCGCGCCAGTTGCAAAAAACGGAAAAGAGGCTGAAAGAAACTGAGGAGAAGTTCAAAGAAGCTGAGACGAAGTCCAAAGAAGCTGAGACGAAGTTCGAAGAAGCTGAGACGAAGTTCAAAGAAGCTGAGACGAAGTTGATGAACGTGCGCAACAAAGCATGTTTGATTATGGCCAAAGTTGATGAA gaATTTCATAAGTATTTGCCTAATCCGTctgacgacttcgacgaagcTCTGGAAAAATTGCATCAAAGCATGCGAAGTTGA
- the LOC136187047 gene encoding 2-dehydro-3-deoxy-L-rhamnonate dehydrogenase (NAD(+))-like — translation MTEPTSKKARTEPENLFDDQVAVVTGGADGIGKGIAAMLARERVHVFIFDVIEAKLEATIAEFGRCGLTNVKSRRVDVTDENAVREGLEYVDSTLGRLDIVINCAGIVGPNGIKLTEVETKDFDRVMEVNCTGSFLITKHSVRLMQKRNYGRVLLFASIAGKEGNAGMAAYSTSKAAVIGLAKAIGKEFAETGITVNAVAPAVIRTAMVEGMKPEQVKYMTDKIPMKRCGTIEEICSLVRFIVSPLSSFNTGVCFDLTGGRATY, via the exons ATGACTGAGCCGACCAGCAAGAAAGCTCGCACGGAGCCGGAGAACCTGTTCGACGACCAGGTTGCCGTGGTTACGGGTGGAGCCGATGGCATAGGGAAGGGAATTGCGGCGATGCTCGCTCGCGAACGCGTTCACGTGTTCATTTTCGACGTGATCGAGGCGAAATTAGAGGCGACGATCGCCGAGTTCGGTCGTTGTGGCCTGACGAACGTCAaaagtcgtcgcgtcgacgtgacgGACGAGAATGCGGTCCGGGAGGGGCTCGAGTACGTCGATAGCACGCTCGGTCGACTCGACATCGTGATTAATTGCGCCGGAATCGTCGGACCAAACGGGATCAAGCTGACCGAAGTTGAAACGAAGGATTTTGATCGTGTTATGGAAG TGAACTGCACGGGGAGTTTTTTGATAACGAAGCATTCGGTTCGACTGATGCAGAAAAGAAACTACGGTCGTGTTTTGCTGTTTGCTTCAATTGCCGGAAAGGAG GGAAATGCTGGAATGGCAGCGTACAGCACAAGCAAAGCTGCAGTCATTGGTCTAGCTAAGGCGATTGGGAAAGAATTTGCTGAAACTGGAATAACTGTGAATGCAGTGGCACCTGCTGTCATACGCACGGCTATGGTAGAGGGAATGAAGCCGGAACAGGTGAAATACATGACGGATAAAATTCCCATGAAAAG ATGTGGAACTATCGAGGAAATCTGCTCTCTCGTTCGATTCATCGTGTCTCCCCTTTCCAGTTTCAACACCGGCGTTTGTTTTGATCTTACTGGAGGCAGAGCAACGTACTAA
- the LOC136187044 gene encoding methylphosphonate hydroxylase-like translates to MTSTELSMSEPTAKKAKSGGDDDVYLDEDLLKHYNENGYVVMRNFFTPAEVEAVKAEIRRLIDEWYENYEKTGEEKPDWEEVVNRDPLVREGKLQPTSRLSSVRRLFRMAVHVEFFKKLAIQSKMAGIARQLLGDDIKLLQSMALLKPPGTGEKRWHQDNAYFRLIPNKVMAFWIAIDKTNVENGCMHVVPGTHTHGVDEHKSPSDQHIQYSLVNLPEKEKVLPVPMNPGDALVFHGELHHYTPPNKTKDMRQAIQYHYASALCKPTVCPKDDEAKENEGEAKANNDEPGYFDCAPCVEPQFWYYRKAELLVAGHDYGGDHI, encoded by the exons ATGACATCAACAGAGCTGAGTATGAGTGAACCGACtgcaaaaaaggcgaagagtggcggcgacgacgatgtctaCTTAGACGAAGACCTACTGAAGCACTATAACGAGAATGGATACGTCGTCATGCGCAATTTTTTCACGCCAGCCGAAGTGGAAGCCGTGAAAGCGGAAATTCGACGGCTAATCGACGAGTGGTACGAAAATTACGAAAAAACGGGAGAAGAGAAGCCCGACTGGGAAGAAGTGGTCAATAGAGATCCTCTCGTCAGAGAGGGAAAGTTGCAACCGACAAGTCGTCTGTCATCTGTCAGAAGACTATTTCGAATGGCAGTTCACGtggaatttttcaaaaagctTGCCATTCAGTCAAAG ATGGCTGGCATTGCCAGGCAATTGCTGGGTGATGACATCAAACTTTTGCAATCGATGGCACTTCTAAAACCACCCGGAACGGGAGAGAAGAGATGGCATCAGGACAACGCCTACTTCCGACTGATTCCCAACAAAGTGATG GCCTTCTGGATTGCAATTGATAAAACAAATGTTGAAAACGGATG tatGCACGTCGTGCCTGGCACTCACACACACGGGGTGGATGAACATAAATCGCCTTCGGATCAGCACATACAGTACAGTCTTGTAAATCTTCcagagaaggagaaa GTCCTGCCCGTTCCTATGAATCCCGGTGACGCGCTCGTCTTTCACGGAGAACTTCATCACTACACGCCACCTAACAAAACAAAGGATAT GCGGCAAGCTATACAATACCACTATGCATCTGCTCTATGCAAACCCACAGTGTGCCCCAAAGACGatgaagcaaaagaaaacgaaggcgaagcAAAGGCAAACAACGACGAGCCGGGTTATTTTGACTGCGCTCCCTGTGTTGAACCTCAGTTCTGGTACTACCGAAAAGCCGAATTGCTCGTTGCCGGACACGACTACGGCGGAGACCATATCTGA